The following proteins come from a genomic window of Lycium ferocissimum isolate CSIRO_LF1 chromosome 4, AGI_CSIRO_Lferr_CH_V1, whole genome shotgun sequence:
- the LOC132051474 gene encoding LOW QUALITY PROTEIN: chaperone protein dnaJ 6 (The sequence of the model RefSeq protein was modified relative to this genomic sequence to represent the inferred CDS: deleted 1 base in 1 codon): MGKRKKTARASEEDMKEDTMASSSHNKSLYEILGVERTASQQEIKKGYYKLALRLHPDKNPGDEEAKEKFQQLQKVIAVLGDEEKRALYDQTGCVDDDDLAGDVENLKEFFRAMHPKITEADIEEFEANYRGSESEKKDLIDLYNKYKDKMNRLFCSMICSDPKLDSHRFKDILDEAIAAGELKSTKAYEKWAKEVSKTKPPTSLLRRREKSKKGSKSEDLCAIISQCQNERKGKMTTMFSSLISKFGGDPSAAEPSEEEFEVARTKLESRKNSKRKKM, from the exons ATGgggaagaggaagaagacgGCTAGGGCTAGTGAAGAAGACATGAAGGAAGATACCATGGCTTCTTCTTCCCATAACAAGAGTCTGTATGAG ATTCTTGGTGTTGAAAGAACAGCATCTCAACAGGAGATAAAGAAGGGATATTACAAGTTGGCTCTGCGCCTTCATCCAGATAAGAATCCTGGAGATGAG GAAGCCAAAGAGAAATTTCAACAGCTGCAAAAGGTGATAGCAGTTCTTGGTGATGAAGAGAAACGAGCACTCTATGATCAGACCGGctgtgttgatgatgat GACCTGGCTGGAGATGTGGAGAACTTGAAGGAGTTTTTTCGAGCTATGCACCCAAAG ATCACTGAGGCCGACATCGAAGAGTTTGAAGCAAATTATAGAGGATCTGAGTCAGAGAAGAAGGACTTAATTGATTTGTATAACAAGTATAAGGATAAAATGAATAG GCTCTTTTGTTCTATGATTTGCTCTGACCCCAAGTTAGATTCACACCGTTTCAAAGATATTCTGGATGAGGCAATAGCTGCAG GGGAGCTCAAATCAACCAAAGCATATGAAAAATGGGCAAAGGAAGTGTCTAAAACAAAACCACCTACTAGTCTGCTGAGGCGGAGGGAAAA GTCAAAGAAAGGATCAAAATCAGAGGACTTATGTGCTATTATTTCTCAATGCCAAAATGAACGGAAAGGCAAGATGACCACGATGTTCTCATCTCTGATTAGCAAATTTGGTGGGGATCCATCTGCTGCAGAGCCCAGCGAGGAGGAATTTGAAGTA GCTCGTACAAAACTAGAGAGTAGAAAGAACTCCAAGAGGAAGAAAATGTAA